In Micromonospora sp. LH3U1, one genomic interval encodes:
- a CDS encoding Tex family protein, which yields MTQSVHQRIADELGVAERQVRAAVDLLDGGATVPFIARYRKEATGLLDDTQLRTLEERLRYLRELDERRAAALESIRGQGKLDEALEAQIMAADSKSRLEDIYLPYKPKRRTRAQIAREAGLAPLAETLLADPSQDPRATAAGFVNEERGVADAAAALEGARAILIETFAEDADLIGTLREQMWSRGRLASRVREGQETTGAKFADYFDFSEPYPKLPSHRILAMFRGEKEGMLDLTMESEEAGAADAVPTGPSRYEAAIAGRFGVSDAGRPADRWLADTVRWAWRTRILIHLGADLRMRLWQAAEEEAVRVFATNLRDLLLAAPAGTRPTMGLDPGLRTGVKVAVVDATGKVLATDTIYPHEPRRQWDASVETLARLAGAHGVELVAIGNGTASRETDKLAADLIKRHPQLNLTKVMVSEAGASVYSASAYASQELPGMDVSLRGAVSIARRLQDPLAELVKIDPRSIGVGQYQHDLSEVKLSRSLDAVVEDCVNAVGVDVNTASAPLLTRVSGIGAGLAENIVLHRDANGPFRSRTELKKVARLGPKAFEQCAGFLRIPDGDDPLDSSSVHPEAYPVVRRILSTTGQDLRSVIGRSGILRGLRATDFVDDRFGLPTVTDILAELEKPGRDPRPEFRTATFVEGVEKIGDLTPGMVLEGVVTNVAAFGAFVDVGVHQDGLVHVSALSRTFVKDPREVVKSGDVVKVRVLDVDVPRKRISLTLRLDDEPAAGGDGGGRTSQEGRGGPAQRGPQGGRGGQSGQGGRGGQAERGGRGRQQRQSAPPPANDAMAEALRRAGLA from the coding sequence GTGACCCAGTCTGTTCATCAGCGGATCGCCGACGAGCTCGGCGTGGCCGAGCGTCAGGTGCGGGCGGCCGTGGACCTGCTCGACGGCGGCGCCACCGTGCCGTTCATCGCCCGTTACCGCAAGGAGGCCACCGGCCTGCTCGACGACACGCAGCTGCGCACCCTTGAGGAGCGACTGCGCTACCTGCGCGAGCTGGACGAGCGGCGGGCGGCGGCGCTGGAGTCGATCCGCGGGCAGGGCAAGCTCGACGAGGCCCTCGAGGCGCAGATCATGGCCGCCGACTCGAAGTCCCGGCTGGAGGACATCTACCTGCCGTACAAGCCGAAGCGACGGACCCGGGCGCAGATCGCCCGCGAGGCCGGGTTGGCGCCGTTGGCCGAGACGCTGCTGGCCGACCCCAGCCAGGACCCACGGGCCACCGCCGCCGGGTTCGTCAATGAGGAGAGGGGCGTCGCCGACGCCGCCGCGGCGCTGGAGGGCGCGCGGGCGATCCTCATCGAGACCTTCGCGGAGGACGCCGACCTGATCGGCACGCTGCGCGAGCAGATGTGGTCGCGGGGGCGCCTGGCTTCCCGGGTACGCGAGGGTCAGGAGACCACCGGCGCCAAGTTCGCCGACTACTTCGACTTCTCCGAGCCGTACCCGAAGCTGCCCTCGCACCGGATCCTGGCCATGTTTCGGGGCGAGAAGGAGGGCATGCTCGACCTGACCATGGAGTCGGAGGAGGCCGGTGCGGCGGACGCCGTCCCGACCGGTCCGAGCCGGTACGAGGCGGCCATCGCCGGCCGGTTCGGGGTGTCCGACGCCGGCCGTCCGGCCGACCGGTGGCTGGCGGACACGGTCCGCTGGGCGTGGCGTACGCGGATCCTCATCCACCTCGGCGCGGACCTGCGGATGCGGTTGTGGCAGGCGGCCGAGGAGGAGGCGGTGCGGGTCTTCGCCACGAACCTGCGTGACCTGCTGCTGGCCGCACCGGCCGGCACCCGGCCCACGATGGGCCTGGACCCGGGCCTGCGGACCGGTGTGAAGGTGGCCGTGGTGGACGCCACCGGCAAGGTGCTCGCCACCGACACGATCTACCCGCACGAGCCCCGCCGGCAGTGGGACGCGTCGGTGGAGACCCTCGCCCGGTTGGCCGGGGCACACGGGGTGGAGCTGGTCGCGATCGGCAACGGCACCGCCTCCCGGGAGACCGACAAGCTGGCCGCTGACCTGATCAAGCGGCACCCGCAGCTCAACCTGACCAAGGTGATGGTCTCCGAGGCCGGCGCGTCGGTCTACTCCGCCTCCGCGTACGCCTCGCAGGAGTTGCCCGGGATGGACGTGTCGCTGCGCGGCGCGGTCTCCATCGCCCGGCGGCTCCAGGACCCGCTCGCCGAGCTGGTCAAGATCGACCCGCGGTCGATCGGGGTCGGCCAGTACCAGCACGACCTGTCCGAGGTGAAACTGTCCCGGTCGCTGGACGCGGTCGTGGAGGACTGCGTCAACGCGGTCGGGGTGGACGTCAACACCGCCTCCGCGCCGCTGCTGACCCGGGTCTCCGGGATCGGCGCCGGGCTGGCCGAGAACATCGTGCTGCACCGGGACGCCAACGGGCCGTTCCGGTCGCGTACCGAACTGAAGAAGGTGGCGCGGCTCGGGCCGAAGGCGTTCGAGCAGTGCGCGGGCTTCCTGCGGATCCCCGACGGCGACGACCCACTGGACTCGTCCAGCGTGCACCCGGAGGCGTACCCGGTGGTGCGCCGGATCCTCTCCACCACCGGCCAGGACCTGCGCTCGGTCATCGGTAGGAGCGGGATCCTGCGCGGGCTGCGGGCCACCGACTTCGTCGACGACCGGTTCGGCCTGCCCACCGTCACCGACATCCTCGCCGAGTTGGAGAAGCCGGGCCGCGATCCCCGCCCGGAGTTCCGCACCGCCACCTTCGTCGAAGGGGTGGAGAAGATCGGTGACCTGACGCCGGGCATGGTGCTCGAGGGCGTGGTCACCAACGTGGCCGCGTTCGGCGCGTTCGTCGACGTCGGGGTCCACCAGGACGGCCTGGTACACGTCTCAGCGTTGTCCCGGACCTTCGTGAAGGACCCCCGCGAGGTGGTGAAGTCCGGTGACGTGGTCAAGGTCCGGGTGCTCGACGTCGACGTACCCCGTAAGCGCATCTCGCTGACCCTGCGCCTCGATGATGAGCCGGCCGCCGGCGGTGATGGTGGTGGCCGGACCAGCCAGGAGGGGCGCGGCGGCCCGGCGCAGCGCGGACCGCAGGGTGGTCGCGGCGGGCAGAGCGGGCAGGGTGGTCGCGGCGGGCAGGCCGAACGCGGCGGGCGCGGCCGGCAGCAGCGGCAGAGCGCTCCCCCACCGGCCAACGACGCCATGGCGGAGGCCCTGCGCCGCGCCGGACTGGCCTGA
- a CDS encoding deoxyguanosinetriphosphate triphosphohydrolase family protein, translated as METAAEPRARRLFGGSARALGDLTANPFRADRDRIVGSPFFARLGGVTQVISPVGSGLLVHNRLTHSLKVAQVARAVAERLGADERSRDLLDKLGGCDPDVVEAAALAHDLGHPPFGHLGERVLDRLARQRLGLADGFEGNAQSYRIVTSTEIRGAATTGLDLTAAVRAAMLKYPWTRLDYPDPHPRTMDPPPRGATPPPDDPESGSLKFGAYRTELDDLRQAREPFAGRIPDWQQTVEASVMDTADDIAYAIHDVEDFYRVGVLQQGSVSAELMAWQRESGHFRAITDAALATAARRPGAAIERLRRQLHRKDAWIADDDAFAAAVEHVREELVDGLLAMPFDGSIEAEQYVARFSARWSTRFVQAITVTDQPSVRSGYVLLGCAQWHEVQVLKFVHHRFVLARPDLALHQRGQARLLGTLVEALWEWLLDPEEESRLPRRLHDLVELAEAELHPRTPDRIGRARGRAIVDFVAQLTDGQAVAMLDALSGRSGALWTDAFVL; from the coding sequence ATGGAAACTGCTGCGGAGCCGCGCGCCCGGCGGCTCTTCGGCGGCAGCGCCCGGGCCCTCGGCGACCTCACGGCCAACCCGTTCCGCGCCGACCGGGACCGGATCGTCGGCTCGCCGTTCTTCGCCCGCCTCGGCGGTGTCACCCAGGTGATCAGCCCGGTCGGCTCCGGGCTGCTGGTGCACAACCGACTCACCCACAGTCTCAAGGTCGCCCAGGTGGCCCGAGCGGTCGCCGAGCGGCTGGGCGCCGACGAGCGCTCGCGGGACCTGCTGGACAAACTCGGCGGCTGCGACCCCGACGTGGTGGAGGCCGCGGCGCTCGCCCACGATCTCGGCCACCCACCGTTCGGGCACCTGGGGGAGCGGGTGCTGGACCGGCTGGCCCGTCAGCGCCTCGGCCTCGCCGACGGTTTCGAGGGCAACGCGCAGTCGTACCGGATCGTCACCAGCACCGAGATCCGTGGCGCGGCCACCACCGGGCTGGACCTGACCGCCGCGGTCCGCGCGGCGATGCTGAAGTACCCGTGGACGAGACTGGACTACCCCGACCCGCACCCACGCACGATGGACCCGCCGCCACGCGGAGCCACCCCGCCACCGGACGACCCGGAGAGCGGCTCGTTGAAGTTCGGCGCGTACCGGACCGAGCTCGACGACCTGCGGCAGGCCCGGGAGCCGTTCGCCGGCCGCATCCCGGACTGGCAGCAGACCGTGGAGGCGTCGGTGATGGACACCGCCGACGACATCGCGTACGCCATCCACGACGTGGAGGACTTCTACCGGGTCGGTGTGCTCCAACAGGGTTCGGTCTCCGCGGAGTTGATGGCCTGGCAGCGCGAGAGCGGGCACTTCCGGGCGATCACCGACGCGGCGCTGGCCACGGCGGCCCGGCGCCCCGGCGCGGCCATCGAGCGGCTGCGTCGGCAGCTGCACCGCAAGGACGCCTGGATCGCCGACGACGACGCGTTCGCCGCCGCCGTCGAGCACGTCCGCGAGGAGTTGGTCGACGGGCTGCTGGCGATGCCGTTCGACGGCTCGATCGAGGCCGAGCAGTACGTGGCGCGGTTCTCCGCCCGCTGGTCCACCCGGTTCGTCCAGGCGATCACGGTGACCGACCAACCGTCGGTGCGCTCCGGGTACGTGCTGCTGGGCTGCGCGCAGTGGCACGAGGTGCAGGTGCTCAAGTTCGTCCACCACCGGTTCGTGCTCGCCCGCCCGGATCTCGCCCTGCACCAGCGCGGCCAGGCCCGACTGCTGGGCACCCTGGTCGAGGCGCTCTGGGAGTGGCTGCTCGACCCGGAGGAGGAGTCCCGACTGCCGCGTCGGCTGCACGACCTGGTCGAGTTGGCCGAGGCGGAGCTGCACCCGCGTACCCCGGACCGGATCGGTCGAGCCCGGGGGCGGGCCATCGTGGACTTCGTCGCGCAGCTCACCGACGGTCAGGCGGTGGCCATGCTGGACGCGCTCTCCGGTCGGTCCGGTGCCCTCTGGACCGACGCGTTCGTGCTCTGA
- a CDS encoding MBL fold metallo-hydrolase — MARTQSTDVERSLGRRMRGAAGLAALAGLAWVARDIPAALGGRLSGARAERAARSPQFREGTFHNRAGTRTMVADPGRNLLRELIFGKQKRRPTAPVPLLRPSAPQAANTDELNIVWYGHASTLIEIEGRRVLLDPVWSERCSPSGMVGPRRLHEPPVRLDELPPLDAILISHDHYDHLDMATVRELLAGQSAPFLVPLGVGAHLDRWGVPAERIIELDWSESHQVAGLEITATAAQHFSGRGLRRDGTLWSSWVVAGARRKVFYTGDSGYFDGYAAIGAEHGPFDVTLMQIGAYDRAWPTIHMFPEEAVDAHVDLRGGLFVPVHWATFNLALHDWSEPVNRLWAEAKARDVRLAVPRPGERVVVDEPPAVDGWWQAIA; from the coding sequence ATGGCACGAACGCAGAGCACGGACGTCGAACGGTCACTCGGACGGCGGATGCGGGGCGCGGCTGGGCTGGCCGCGCTGGCCGGCCTGGCCTGGGTCGCCCGGGACATCCCCGCGGCGCTCGGTGGCCGGCTCAGCGGGGCCCGGGCCGAACGGGCGGCCCGGTCGCCCCAGTTCCGCGAGGGCACCTTCCACAACCGGGCCGGCACCCGGACGATGGTCGCCGACCCGGGCCGCAACCTGCTCCGCGAGCTGATCTTCGGCAAGCAGAAGCGGCGCCCGACCGCACCCGTGCCGCTGCTGCGCCCCAGCGCACCGCAGGCCGCCAACACCGACGAGCTCAACATCGTCTGGTACGGCCACGCCTCGACGCTGATCGAGATCGAGGGCCGGCGGGTGCTGCTCGACCCGGTGTGGAGCGAGCGGTGCTCCCCCTCGGGCATGGTCGGCCCCCGCCGGCTGCACGAGCCGCCGGTACGCCTCGACGAGCTGCCCCCGCTGGACGCCATTTTGATCTCGCACGACCACTACGACCACCTGGACATGGCCACCGTGCGGGAGCTGCTCGCCGGGCAGTCCGCACCGTTCCTGGTGCCGCTCGGGGTGGGCGCGCACCTGGACCGCTGGGGCGTACCCGCGGAGCGCATCATCGAGCTGGACTGGTCCGAGTCGCACCAGGTCGCCGGGCTGGAGATCACCGCCACCGCCGCCCAGCACTTCTCCGGCCGGGGGCTGCGGCGCGACGGCACGCTCTGGAGCTCGTGGGTGGTGGCAGGGGCCCGACGCAAGGTCTTCTACACCGGCGACTCCGGTTACTTCGACGGGTACGCGGCGATCGGCGCCGAGCACGGGCCGTTCGACGTGACGCTGATGCAGATCGGCGCGTACGACAGGGCCTGGCCGACGATCCACATGTTCCCCGAGGAGGCGGTCGACGCCCACGTCGACCTGCGCGGCGGGCTGTTCGTCCCGGTGCACTGGGCGACGTTCAACCTGGCCCTGCACGACTGGTCCGAGCCGGTCAACCGGCTGTGGGCCGAGGCGAAGGCCCGCGACGTGCGGCTCGCCGTGCCCCGCCCCGGCGAGCGGGTGGTGGTCGACGAGCCGCCCGCCGTCGACGGTTGGTGGCAGGCCATCGCCTGA
- a CDS encoding serine hydrolase, which yields MGETIDHATEPQNGTRAGHGGHRRHGARGRCPGERRRGHRGRPDHPARAARRVATVFSKHSTEAGGNWQAYVSVADPAGPPVVAVAADADRRIEAYSVNKIAVATAVLDKVDRGLLTLDQQVEVSAAIVVPGGDGIFSLDGAYPSLVTVGHVLANLLTVSDDTAVRLCGLVAPAAEINSILVAKGFPNTQVQPVANPNRFFLGTSTPRETHDLLRALVGGTLLSPASTSYLLGILRSPVAFTDGIRRTMSSDERARIATKAGWYADARHEAGVIFDRSGAAVLTYALFADGQANPEDFGATHPAVQARAAMGPRFLAAVDRIAGVGTTFRITARRPSNGG from the coding sequence ATGGGGGAGACGATTGACCATGCGACTGAACCGCAGAACGGCACTCGGGCTGGGCACGGTGGCCACCGCCGGCACGGTGCTCGGGGCCGCTGCCCCGGCGAGCGCCGCCGAGGCCACCGAGGCCGCCCCGACCACCCCGCCCGGGCCGCCCGCCGGGTCGCCACCGTCTTCAGCAAGCACAGCACCGAGGCCGGCGGCAACTGGCAGGCGTACGTCAGCGTGGCTGATCCGGCCGGCCCGCCGGTGGTCGCGGTGGCGGCCGACGCGGACCGGCGGATCGAGGCGTACAGCGTCAACAAGATCGCGGTCGCCACGGCCGTGCTCGACAAGGTCGACCGGGGGCTGCTCACCCTGGACCAGCAGGTCGAGGTGAGCGCGGCGATCGTCGTACCGGGCGGTGACGGCATCTTCAGCCTGGACGGCGCGTATCCGAGCCTGGTGACCGTCGGGCACGTGCTGGCCAACCTGTTGACCGTCTCGGACGACACGGCGGTGCGGCTGTGCGGGCTGGTCGCCCCGGCCGCCGAGATCAACTCCATCCTGGTCGCCAAGGGCTTCCCGAACACCCAGGTCCAGCCGGTGGCCAACCCCAACCGGTTCTTCCTCGGCACCAGCACTCCGCGCGAGACGCACGACCTGCTGCGCGCCCTGGTCGGCGGCACGCTGCTCTCCCCCGCCTCGACGTCGTACCTGCTGGGCATCCTGCGTTCCCCGGTGGCGTTCACCGACGGCATCCGGCGCACCATGTCCTCCGACGAGCGGGCGCGGATCGCCACCAAGGCCGGCTGGTACGCCGACGCCCGACACGAGGCCGGCGTGATCTTCGACCGCTCGGGTGCGGCGGTGCTCACCTACGCGCTCTTCGCCGACGGGCAGGCCAACCCGGAGGACTTCGGCGCCACCCACCCGGCGGTGCAGGCGCGGGCCGCCATGGGCCCCAGGTTCCTGGCCGCGGTGGACCGGATCGCGGGCGTGGGCACGACGTTCCGGATCACCGCCCGGCGCCCCAGCAACGGCGGCTAG
- a CDS encoding SDR family NAD(P)-dependent oxidoreductase, with protein MSRVVVIVGATSGIGRATARAFAERGDRLVLAARATSTLAEVRAECAEADVLTVPTDVTEPGALDALADAAIDRFGRVDVWVHTAAVMAYGRFDELPGRVFDQVVRTDLLGAAGSVRVALRHFRATGVGTVVLTGSVLGHITAPNMSAYVASKWGLQGLVRTVQQELRDSPEIRLCLVNPGSVDTPVYQQAANYLGRVGRPPPPVASPQRVARAIVNCVDRPRREVSVGRFNVVMRVGFTVLPGVYDILVGPLMRLAGLSGRSVAANDGSVFAPNPAGESVRGGHLPDLRQLVSGPAGAVGAALRRRFG; from the coding sequence GTGAGCCGGGTGGTGGTGATCGTCGGCGCGACCAGCGGGATCGGTCGGGCGACAGCCCGGGCGTTCGCGGAGCGCGGGGACCGCCTGGTCCTCGCCGCCCGCGCCACCAGCACCCTGGCCGAGGTACGCGCGGAGTGCGCCGAGGCCGACGTGCTGACCGTACCGACCGACGTCACCGAGCCGGGCGCGCTGGACGCGCTCGCGGACGCGGCGATCGACCGCTTCGGCCGCGTCGACGTCTGGGTGCACACGGCGGCGGTGATGGCCTACGGTCGCTTCGACGAGCTGCCCGGGCGGGTCTTCGACCAGGTGGTGCGGACCGACCTGCTCGGCGCCGCCGGCTCGGTGCGGGTGGCCCTGCGGCACTTCCGGGCCACCGGGGTCGGCACGGTCGTCCTCACCGGCTCGGTGCTCGGCCACATCACCGCCCCAAACATGAGCGCGTACGTGGCGAGCAAGTGGGGGTTGCAGGGTCTGGTCCGCACAGTGCAGCAGGAGTTGCGCGACAGCCCGGAGATCCGGCTGTGTCTGGTCAACCCGGGCAGCGTGGACACACCGGTGTACCAGCAGGCGGCGAACTACCTGGGCCGAGTCGGGCGACCTCCGCCGCCGGTCGCCAGCCCGCAGCGGGTGGCCCGGGCCATCGTGAACTGTGTGGACCGTCCCCGCCGGGAGGTGTCCGTGGGCCGGTTCAACGTGGTGATGCGGGTCGGGTTCACCGTGCTGCCGGGCGTCTACGACATCCTCGTCGGGCCGTTGATGCGGCTGGCCGGCCTGAGTGGACGGTCGGTCGCCGCGAACGACGGCTCGGTCTTCGCCCCGAACCCGGCCGGTGAGTCGGTACGCGGCGGTCACCTGCCCGACCTGCGGCAACTCGTGTCCGGGCCGGCTGGCGCGGTCGGTGCCGCACTGCGCCGACGGTTCGGCTGA
- a CDS encoding zinc-dependent alcohol dehydrogenase: MKALTWQGKRDVRVEEVPDPRIEEPTDAIVKITSTAICGSDLHLYEVLGPYLKPGDILGHEPMGIVEEVGPGVTRLKPGDRVVVPFNIACGSCWMCERQLYAQCETTQVTGEGKGAALFGYTSLYGSVPGGQAEYLRVPQAQFGPIVIPQAGDDERYLYLSDILPTAWQAVKYADTPPGGTLAVFGLGPVGQFCARIGRHLGAGRVIGLDLVPERLELARRHGIEVLDVRELSDVPGALIDLVDGRGPDAVIDAVGMEAHGSPVGKLAHAAVGLLPDKLAQTMTDRVGMDRLAALHAAVKAVRRGGTVSISGVYGGEADPMPLMEMFDRGIQLRMGQCHVRRWTDEILPLLARDDDPLGVEDLRTHRLPLARAPQAYEMFQKKEDGCIKVVLEP; this comes from the coding sequence ATGAAGGCATTGACCTGGCAGGGCAAGCGGGACGTACGGGTCGAGGAGGTGCCGGACCCTCGGATCGAGGAACCGACCGACGCGATCGTAAAGATCACGTCGACCGCGATCTGCGGCTCCGACCTGCACCTGTACGAGGTGCTGGGACCGTACCTGAAGCCCGGCGACATCCTCGGCCACGAACCGATGGGCATCGTCGAGGAGGTCGGGCCGGGGGTGACCCGACTCAAGCCCGGAGACCGGGTGGTGGTGCCCTTCAACATCGCCTGCGGCAGCTGCTGGATGTGCGAGCGCCAGCTCTACGCCCAGTGCGAAACCACCCAGGTCACCGGCGAGGGCAAGGGCGCGGCGCTGTTCGGCTACACCTCGCTCTACGGCTCGGTGCCCGGCGGGCAGGCCGAGTACCTGCGCGTCCCGCAGGCCCAGTTCGGCCCGATCGTCATCCCGCAGGCCGGCGACGACGAGCGCTACCTCTACCTCTCCGACATTCTGCCCACCGCCTGGCAGGCCGTGAAGTACGCCGACACCCCGCCCGGCGGCACCCTGGCCGTGTTCGGGCTGGGCCCGGTCGGGCAGTTCTGCGCGCGGATCGGCCGCCACCTCGGCGCTGGCCGGGTGATCGGGCTGGACCTGGTGCCCGAGCGTCTGGAGCTGGCCCGCCGGCACGGCATCGAGGTGCTCGACGTCCGCGAGCTGTCCGACGTGCCGGGCGCGCTGATCGACCTGGTGGATGGGCGTGGCCCGGACGCGGTGATCGACGCGGTCGGGATGGAGGCGCACGGTTCGCCAGTGGGCAAGCTGGCCCACGCCGCCGTCGGGCTGCTGCCGGACAAGCTGGCCCAGACGATGACCGACCGGGTCGGCATGGACCGGCTCGCCGCTCTGCACGCCGCGGTCAAGGCGGTCCGCCGCGGTGGCACCGTGTCGATCTCCGGCGTGTACGGCGGCGAGGCCGACCCGATGCCGCTGATGGAGATGTTCGACCGGGGCATTCAGCTGCGGATGGGGCAGTGCCACGTGCGCCGGTGGACCGACGAGATCCTGCCGCTGCTCGCCCGCGACGACGACCCGCTGGGCGTGGAGGACCTGCGCACCCACCGGTTGCCGCTGGCCCGGGCGCCGCAGGCGTACGAGATGTTCCAGAAGAAGGAGGACGGCTGCATCAAGGTCGTGCTCGAACCATGA
- a CDS encoding cellulose binding domain-containing protein, which translates to MLRIPRRWLAAAAVPLICAGAAVVLHQPQAYAATTATIDGTTSYQPIDGFGISEAFGRTSVIRSMSTTNQQQVLDLLFSRSTGAGLSILRNGISSTGSSIQPTNPGGPNATPRYVWNGDDDGQVWLSKKAQEYGVDRFYANAWSAPGYMKTNGDEANGGSLCGLQGASCGSGDWRRAYANYLIQYTRYYAQEGIPITDLGFTNEPNYTTDYSSMRFTPTQAAEFTKIIGPLAGAAGLKLACCDPVGWNDQRSYASAIMADSEANRWVTTHTGHHYSSAPTSPLSVGGKRTWMSEWSPGGSSSSWNTNWDDGSGIDGFTVANSLHTALTAGNVNGYVYWYGVSTNNTRAFIQGNGSNYNVSKRLWAMAGYSRYIRPGAARIGASSPDSNLRLSAYRNTDGSVVVVALNAGNSAQSTAFTLRNSVTSGTATGYLTNNSNGMTPQSAVGISNGAFNATVPARSMVTYRITGDTTPPPTTPPPTTPPPTTPPPGGSGCTATYQVTNSWQGGFQADVSVANTGASTTSGWRVSWTLPSGQSISQVWSGTLTTSGSTATVTNASYNGSLAPGARTTFGFIANGSPGSPPTLSCTST; encoded by the coding sequence ATGCTCCGTATCCCCAGACGCTGGCTCGCCGCCGCGGCGGTGCCCCTGATCTGCGCCGGCGCCGCCGTCGTGCTGCACCAACCCCAGGCGTACGCCGCCACGACCGCCACCATCGACGGCACCACCAGCTACCAACCGATCGACGGCTTCGGCATTTCGGAGGCGTTCGGCCGGACCAGCGTCATCCGGTCCATGTCCACGACCAACCAGCAGCAGGTGCTCGATCTGCTGTTCAGCCGTAGCACCGGCGCGGGCCTGAGCATCCTGCGCAACGGCATCAGCTCCACCGGCAGCTCCATCCAGCCGACAAACCCGGGCGGCCCGAACGCGACCCCGCGCTACGTCTGGAACGGCGACGACGACGGCCAGGTGTGGCTGTCCAAGAAGGCCCAGGAGTATGGCGTGGACCGCTTCTACGCCAACGCGTGGAGCGCGCCGGGCTACATGAAGACCAACGGCGACGAGGCCAACGGAGGCTCGCTGTGCGGCCTGCAGGGCGCATCCTGCGGCAGCGGTGACTGGCGCCGGGCGTACGCGAACTACCTGATCCAGTACACCAGGTACTACGCCCAGGAGGGCATCCCGATCACCGACCTGGGGTTCACCAACGAGCCCAACTACACCACCGACTACTCCTCGATGCGGTTCACTCCAACGCAGGCCGCCGAGTTCACCAAGATCATCGGGCCGCTCGCCGGTGCGGCCGGCCTGAAGCTCGCCTGCTGCGACCCGGTGGGCTGGAACGACCAACGCTCCTACGCCTCGGCGATCATGGCTGACTCGGAGGCGAACCGCTGGGTCACCACCCACACCGGCCACCACTACAGCAGCGCGCCCACCTCGCCGCTCTCGGTGGGCGGGAAGCGCACCTGGATGTCCGAGTGGTCCCCCGGCGGCAGCTCCAGCTCGTGGAACACCAACTGGGACGACGGCAGCGGCATCGACGGGTTCACCGTCGCCAACTCCCTGCACACCGCTCTCACCGCGGGCAACGTCAACGGATACGTCTACTGGTACGGGGTGTCCACCAACAACACCCGGGCCTTCATCCAGGGCAACGGCAGCAACTACAACGTGTCCAAGCGGCTCTGGGCGATGGCCGGATACAGCCGCTACATCCGCCCCGGCGCCGCCCGGATCGGCGCCAGCTCCCCCGACAGCAATCTGCGGTTGTCGGCGTACCGCAACACCGACGGCTCGGTGGTGGTCGTCGCACTCAACGCCGGCAACAGCGCGCAGTCCACCGCGTTCACGCTGCGCAACAGCGTGACGAGCGGAACCGCCACCGGCTACCTGACCAACAACTCCAACGGCATGACCCCACAGTCGGCCGTCGGGATCAGCAACGGAGCGTTCAACGCCACCGTGCCGGCCCGGTCGATGGTGACCTACCGGATCACCGGCGACACGACGCCGCCGCCGACCACCCCACCCCCGACCACCCCGCCGCCGACCACGCCGCCGCCCGGCGGGAGCGGGTGCACCGCCACCTACCAGGTCACCAACAGCTGGCAGGGCGGCTTCCAGGCTGACGTCAGCGTGGCCAACACCGGGGCCAGCACCACCAGCGGCTGGCGGGTGAGCTGGACGCTGCCCAGCGGCCAGAGCATCAGCCAGGTCTGGAGCGGCACCCTGACCACCAGCGGCAGCACGGCCACCGTGACCAACGCGAGCTACAACGGCTCACTCGCACCCGGCGCCCGCACCACCTTCGGGTTCATCGCGAACGGCTCGCCCGGTTCCCCACCGACGCTGAGCTGCACCAGCACCTGA
- a CDS encoding succinate dehydrogenase/fumarate reductase iron-sulfur subunit, whose product MNLTLRIWRQKGPEDKGRMVTYPVDDVSPDMSFLEMLDVLNERLILSGEDPVAFDHDCREGICGMCGLMINGDAHGPQRGTTACQLHMRQFKDGETIDIEPWRASAFPVVKDLVVNRNAFDRIIAAGGYVTAPTGSAPEAHSTPVAKANADAAFESAACIGCGACVAACPNGSGMLFTAAKLTQLSLLPQGQPERYTRVIGMVDAHDEAGFGGCTNAGECTPACPKGIPLNTIGRLNRDYLKATAIRGDTPGS is encoded by the coding sequence GTGAACCTGACCCTGCGCATCTGGCGCCAGAAGGGCCCTGAGGACAAGGGTCGGATGGTGACCTACCCGGTCGACGACGTGTCCCCGGACATGTCGTTCCTGGAGATGCTCGACGTGCTCAACGAGCGGTTGATCCTCTCCGGCGAGGACCCGGTGGCGTTCGACCACGACTGCCGCGAGGGCATCTGCGGCATGTGCGGCCTGATGATCAACGGTGACGCGCACGGGCCGCAGCGCGGCACCACGGCGTGCCAGCTGCACATGCGGCAGTTCAAGGACGGCGAGACGATCGACATCGAGCCGTGGCGGGCCAGCGCCTTCCCGGTCGTCAAGGACCTGGTGGTCAACCGGAACGCCTTCGACAGGATCATCGCCGCCGGTGGTTACGTCACCGCGCCGACCGGCAGCGCGCCCGAGGCGCACTCGACCCCGGTGGCCAAGGCCAATGCGGACGCCGCTTTCGAGTCGGCGGCCTGCATCGGCTGCGGTGCGTGCGTGGCGGCCTGCCCGAACGGCTCCGGCATGCTCTTCACGGCCGCCAAGCTCACCCAGCTCTCGCTGCTGCCGCAGGGCCAGCCGGAGCGGTACACGCGGGTGATCGGCATGGTCGACGCGCACGACGAGGCCGGCTTCGGCGGCTGCACCAACGCCGGTGAGTGCACGCCGGCCTGCCCGAAGGGCATCCCGCTGAACACCATCGGTCGACTCAACCGCGACTACCTCAAGGCGACCGCCATCCGCGGCGACACCCCGGGCTCCTGA